A part of Tardiphaga sp. vice304 genomic DNA contains:
- a CDS encoding HK97 family phage prohead protease, which translates to MHAPLTPSSRLKLHADGTIEGYASLFGAVDQARDMVMPGAFTQTLKTRGLRKIPMLFQHDPAEPIGIWLELTEDFRGLRARGKLIPDVRRARELLALLRSGAIDGLSIGYRTKRGVIEPRSRIRHLYQVDLFEISIVTFPLLDGARIDAVKQAPPSRGRAQAERDWQAMQQGSLSKDLTGAADVPAPARRGRATTSLRGRAERKRALQGVAARAMFSLRACNPGADPPRR; encoded by the coding sequence ATGCATGCGCCGCTCACCCCTTCGTCGCGGCTGAAGCTGCATGCCGACGGCACCATCGAGGGCTATGCCAGCCTGTTCGGCGCGGTCGACCAGGCGCGCGACATGGTGATGCCCGGCGCCTTCACCCAAACGCTGAAGACGCGCGGCTTGCGCAAAATCCCGATGCTGTTCCAGCACGACCCGGCCGAGCCGATCGGCATCTGGCTCGAACTAACAGAGGATTTTCGCGGGCTGCGCGCGCGCGGCAAACTGATTCCGGACGTGCGCCGCGCCCGCGAATTGCTGGCGCTGCTGCGCTCGGGCGCGATCGACGGGCTGTCGATCGGCTACCGCACGAAGCGCGGCGTGATCGAGCCGCGCAGCCGGATCCGCCATCTGTACCAGGTCGATCTGTTCGAGATTTCCATCGTCACCTTCCCGCTGCTCGACGGCGCCCGCATCGACGCGGTGAAACAGGCGCCGCCGTCGCGGGGCCGCGCCCAGGCCGAACGCGACTGGCAGGCGATGCAGCAGGGCAGCCTGTCCAAAGATCTCACCGGCGCCGCGGACGTACCGGCGCCGGCGAGACGCGGCCGCGCGACGACCTCGCTGCGCGGCCGCGCCGAGCGCAAGCGCGCGCTGCAGGGCGTCGCGGCGCGAGCCATGTTCAGCCTGCGGGCGTGCAACCCGGGCGCCGACCCGCCGCGACGGTGA
- a CDS encoding Spy/CpxP family protein refolding chaperone encodes MTLLRGMMFAALLLAAGGGAASAQPFNGPPMMMDRGFWPGHGPESAPGFGRMCRSGSRAFTVASASRVAQDLRLDDTQRAAYEAYAASAAKAAETMRAACPSSPSRSVPARMEAMESRAGAMITAIAMVRPSLDTFYAGLTEAQKARFDSGSGRRHFWHMREAW; translated from the coding sequence ATGACACTGCTTCGTGGAATGATGTTCGCCGCACTGCTGCTGGCGGCGGGTGGCGGCGCGGCCTCGGCCCAGCCGTTCAACGGACCGCCGATGATGATGGATCGCGGCTTCTGGCCGGGCCACGGGCCGGAGAGCGCCCCGGGGTTCGGGCGGATGTGCCGGTCCGGTTCGCGCGCCTTCACGGTCGCCAGCGCCAGCCGCGTCGCCCAGGATCTGCGGCTCGACGACACCCAGCGCGCCGCCTACGAGGCCTATGCCGCCAGCGCCGCGAAGGCCGCCGAGACGATGCGCGCCGCCTGCCCTTCCAGCCCGTCGCGCAGCGTGCCGGCCCGGATGGAGGCGATGGAAAGCCGCGCCGGCGCCATGATAACGGCCATCGCCATGGTGCGCCCGTCGCTCGATACGTTCTATGCCGGCCTCACCGAAGCGCAGAAGGCGCGGTTCGATTCCGGCTCCGGCCGCCGCCACTTCTGGCACATGCGCGAGGCCTGGTAA
- a CDS encoding phage major capsid protein, whose amino-acid sequence MDYDITDTAPEHKAGFAPGRDGVDELRSTFEEFKSANDERLAKLERGRGDVVLEQKVDRINAALDAQHRRLDEVALKQARPAIEGGRRPDEVAAIAREHKSAFHTYVRSGDTEGCARSRPRR is encoded by the coding sequence ATGGATTATGACATCACCGACACCGCTCCCGAGCACAAGGCCGGCTTTGCGCCCGGCCGCGACGGCGTCGACGAGCTGCGCTCGACGTTCGAGGAATTCAAATCGGCCAATGACGAGCGCCTCGCCAAACTCGAGCGCGGCCGCGGCGACGTCGTGCTGGAGCAGAAGGTCGATCGCATCAACGCCGCGCTCGACGCGCAGCACCGAAGGCTCGACGAGGTCGCGCTGAAGCAGGCGCGGCCGGCGATCGAGGGCGGGCGGCGGCCGGACGAGGTGGCGGCGATCGCGAGGGAGCACAAGAGCGCGTTCCACACCTATGTGCGCTCCGGCGACACCGAGGGCTGCGCGCGATCGAGACCAAGGCGATGA